A single genomic interval of Flexibacter flexilis DSM 6793 harbors:
- a CDS encoding helix-turn-helix domain-containing protein, with protein MQKVGERIRKLRELRNYTQEYIADKLEISQQQYSNIEKGLFDISLKKLYKISEVLEVSPATILEFDAKYIFQNNAPNYTNQKTVHNNFPLEIKKLYEEHMKLQSDKIKLLEEKILWLENQNKGN; from the coding sequence ATGCAGAAAGTAGGCGAAAGAATCAGAAAATTACGCGAATTACGTAATTATACACAAGAATATATTGCTGATAAATTAGAAATTAGTCAGCAACAATATTCCAATATAGAGAAAGGATTATTCGATATTTCCTTAAAGAAATTATACAAAATTTCCGAAGTTTTGGAAGTGTCACCTGCTACTATTTTAGAATTTGATGCGAAATATATTTTTCAAAATAACGCACCGAATTATACAAATCAAAAAACTGTTCATAATAATTTCCCACTTGAAATAAAGAAATTATATGAAGAGCACATGAAATTACAAAGCGACAAAATCAAACTTCTTGAAGAGAAGATATTGTGGTTAGAAAATCAGAATAAAGGCAACTAA
- a CDS encoding type IV secretory system conjugative DNA transfer family protein yields the protein MLGASDILAIAYRVSGLPDSDTPLAFPIGQTMATEFFEAINLAFQIHTQQIDKQLNTAFIRPAKRHQLLDIRGFTYQEFLTLWDKTIRVESLPLQPIFEVLLLATEAQRKAFISRYQPNEISYIQALIHLHSPIISPFFYPMPARLRVGDLMKHTYISGQSGSGKSEIMKLIWYGLQSKSSGKEKGKYSLVLLDPHGDISRELVALHFNQQEKERLLYFDPFLSNEKFPVINPLETQNKSLAFVDTLAQSISNALQELWPSAELTLQMQTLLIPCVATLLLDENRSLKDLQNFMQNDPALLELGKKSPFPAHRHFFETAFLNKSYEHTKTGIYTRIQSLLNNDGFYRATTGRSTMHLEKAINEGKIIIVRFTKDKGEEASRAFNKLLIARLQSIALGRADQPKEYRKPCFLFIDEFQNYLSPSIGLILEESRKFGLHLVIANQNLGQITDTRLLRTILSNTFTKLVGANGFKDLKDFAAEIGVKTTQLQQLPPYKFYCKSGSQPAFVFEPDTFLIGHQPPFFLDKKQAGQLKEYLLQQSGQYQDPAAQASAAAPVAKVTQKLAPKYPF from the coding sequence ATGTTGGGGGCTTCGGACATTTTGGCCATTGCCTATCGGGTGTCGGGACTCCCCGACAGCGATACTCCGCTGGCTTTTCCCATTGGCCAAACCATGGCCACCGAGTTTTTTGAAGCCATTAACCTTGCTTTTCAAATTCACACCCAACAAATTGATAAACAACTCAATACTGCCTTTATCCGACCCGCCAAACGACACCAATTGCTCGATATTCGGGGTTTTACTTATCAAGAATTTTTGACCCTTTGGGATAAAACTATTCGCGTGGAAAGCCTGCCATTACAGCCCATTTTTGAGGTGTTATTGCTGGCCACCGAAGCACAACGGAAAGCCTTTATTTCGCGTTATCAACCCAATGAAATTTCCTATATTCAAGCACTTATTCACCTCCATTCGCCGATTATTTCCCCGTTTTTTTACCCCATGCCTGCCCGTTTGAGGGTAGGCGATTTGATGAAACATACCTATATTTCTGGACAAAGTGGTTCGGGGAAATCCGAAATTATGAAGCTCATTTGGTACGGATTACAAAGCAAAAGTAGCGGTAAAGAAAAAGGAAAATATAGTTTGGTTTTACTTGACCCACACGGTGATATTTCCCGCGAATTAGTGGCACTGCATTTTAATCAGCAAGAAAAAGAAAGATTGCTCTATTTTGACCCTTTTTTGAGCAATGAAAAATTTCCAGTAATAAATCCTTTGGAAACACAAAATAAAAGCCTTGCTTTTGTCGATACTTTGGCGCAAAGTATTAGCAATGCACTGCAAGAATTGTGGCCTTCGGCGGAATTAACCCTGCAAATGCAAACGCTTTTAATTCCTTGCGTGGCCACGCTTTTATTGGACGAAAATAGAAGCCTTAAAGACCTGCAAAACTTCATGCAAAACGACCCTGCTTTGCTGGAATTAGGCAAAAAAAGCCCTTTTCCTGCCCATCGCCATTTCTTTGAAACAGCCTTTTTGAACAAAAGTTATGAGCATACCAAAACGGGGATTTACACCAGAATCCAGTCTTTGCTCAACAACGACGGCTTTTATCGCGCCACCACTGGCCGCAGCACCATGCACTTGGAAAAGGCCATCAATGAAGGTAAAATTATTATCGTGCGTTTCACCAAAGACAAGGGTGAAGAAGCCAGTCGTGCTTTTAATAAACTCCTGATTGCCAGACTACAAAGCATTGCTTTGGGTAGAGCCGACCAGCCCAAAGAATACAGAAAACCTTGCTTTTTGTTTATTGACGAGTTTCAAAATTACCTGAGTCCGAGCATTGGCCTGATTCTGGAAGAAAGCAGAAAATTTGGCCTGCACTTGGTCATTGCCAACCAGAATTTAGGACAAATCACAGACACAAGGCTTTTGCGCACCATTTTATCCAACACCTTTACCAAATTGGTGGGCGCGAATGGTTTTAAGGATTTAAAGGATTTTGCCGCTGAAATTGGGGTGAAAACCACACAGTTACAGCAATTGCCACCTTATAAATTCTACTGTAAATCAGGCAGTCAGCCCGCCTTTGTGTTTGAACCTGACACTTTTTTGATTGGGCATCAGCCGCCTTTCTTTTTGGACAAAAAACAGGCAGGGCAGTTGAAAGAGTATCTTTTGCAGCAATCGGGACAATACCAAGACCCCGCTGCGCAGGCTTCAGCAGCCGCGCCAGTTGCAAAGGTTACTCAAAAATTAGCCCCCAAGTATCCCTTTTAA